In the genome of Megalops cyprinoides isolate fMegCyp1 chromosome 7, fMegCyp1.pri, whole genome shotgun sequence, one region contains:
- the LOC118781138 gene encoding membrane metallo-endopeptidase-like 1, with amino-acid sequence MGKSESQMDIVEKSTKPGKRRWSVAEIGLSVLLLVVSCALAGLIVLYTSALRERSSRTETPRNAGTVEGPLYRPSSHDVCTNPGCVTAAARLLQNMDPTVEPCQNFYQYACGGWLDRHVIPETSSRYSVFDILRDEMEIILKGVLESENEKDREAFHKAKTLYKSCMNESLIEQRDSQPLIELIDTIGGWPVASDDWNGTSVREWSLEDTLATLNSRFHKKVLVDMFVWTDDRDSSHHIIYIDQPGLGMPSRDYYFNDGNYKKVREAYLQFIVSIALMAREDRNLTRDEERVWEEVVQVMQLETEIANATSPAEERQDVTLLYNKMTLTEVQETFSLNVSGFNWTQFVQGVLSSVAIEVHSEEEVVVYGSPYLHRLNDVLAKYNTRTLQNYLTWHLIIDRVSSLSRRFKDARAHYRKALYGTTVEEARWRDCVRYVQSSMENAVGALYVRETFAGESKRMVSDLISKIQEAYVETLEELSWMDAQSKEKAREKAMAIKEQIGYPDHILEEENVKLDQEYAHLNFSEENYFENILQNLHAGAQKSLRKLRERVDPDLWIIGAAVVNAFYSPNRNQIVFPAGILQPPFFSKQQLQALNFGGIGMVIGHEITHGFDDNGRNFDKDGNMFNWWSNFSAEHFKDQSQCMVHQYGNFTWKLAGGQNVSGISTLGENIADNGGVRQAYKAYLKWVEREGEEPYLPGLDLNHKQLFFLNFAQVWCGSYRPEYASQSIKTDSHSPLEYRVMGSLQNFGAFSEAFHCKQGTPMNPKVKCRVW; translated from the exons ATGGGTAAATCGGAAAGCCAAATGGATATAGTGGAGAAATCAACCAAGCCAGGTAAGCGGCGATGGAGCGTGGCAGAGATCGGACTCTCCGTGCTTCTGCTGGTGGTGAGCTGCGCGCTGGCCGGACTCATAGTGCTCTACACGTCGGCTCTGAGAG AGCGATCCAGCAGAACTGAGACTCCGCGGAACGCTGGGACTGTTGAGG GGCCACTGTATCGGCCCAGCAGCCATGATGTGTGCACTAACCCTGGGTGTGTCACCGCGG CTGCACGGCTCCTCCAGAATATGGACCCCACAGTCGAGCCGTGCCAGAACTTCTACCAATACGCCTGCGGAGGCTGGCTGGACCGGCACGTGATCCCAGAGACCAGCTCCAGGTACAGCGTCTTCGACATCCTGAGAGACGAGATGGAGATCATACTGAAAG GGGTTTTGGAGTCTGAGAATGAGAAGGATCGGGAGGCCTTCCACAAAGCCAAGACCCTGTACAAATCCTGCATGAATGAGA GTCTTATTGAGCAGCGTGACTCCCAGCCCCTGATTGAGCTCATTGACACCATCGGAGGCTGGCCTGTGGCCTCAGACGACTGGAACGGCACCTCAG TCAGGGAGTGGAGCCTGGAGGACACCTTGGCCACCCTCAACTCCCGTTTCCATAAGAAGGTGCTGGTGGACATGTTTGTGTGGACAGATGACCGTGACTCCAGCCACCACATCATCTAT ATTGACCAGCCAGGGCTGGGAATGCCGTCCCGAGATTATTACTTCAATGATGGAAACTACAAAAAG GTGCGAGAGGCCTACCTGCAGTTCATTGTTTCGATTGCTTTGATGGCCCGTGAAGACCGTAACCTGACGCGGGACGAGGAGCGTGTCTGGGAGGAAGTGGTGCAGGTGATGCAGCTGGAGACAGAAATCGCCAAT GCCACATCTCCCGCCGAAGAGCGCCAGGACGTCACTCTGCTCTACAACAAGATGACCCTGACTGAAGTGCAGGAGACCTTCAGCCTTAATGTGAGT GGCTTCAACTGGACGCAGTTTGTTCAGGGCGTACTGTCAAGTGTAGCCATAGAGGTCCATTccgaggaggaggtggtggtgtatgGCTCCCCCTACCTACACAGGCTGAACGACGTGCTTGCCAAATACAACACCAG AACTTTGCAGAACTACCTGACCTGGCACCTGATCATCGACAGAGTCAGCAGTCTGAGTCGCCGCTTCAAGGACGCCAGGGCCCACTACAGGAAG GCACTGTACGGGACGACTGTGGAGGAGGCCCGCTGGCGGGACTGTGTCCGCTACGTCCAGAGCAGCATGGAGAATGCAGTGGGAGCGCTGTATGTGAGGGAGACCTTCGCCGGGGAGAGCAAGCGTATG GTGAGTGATCTCATCAGTAAGATCCAGGAGGCCTATGTGGAAACTCTGGAGGAGCTGAGCTGGATGGATGCTCAGTCAAAGGAGAAGGCTAGGGAGAAG GCCATGGCCATCAAAGAGCAGATTGGTTATCCAGACCATatcctggaggaggagaacgTCAAGCTGGACCAGGAATATGCCCAT CTGAACTTCAGTGAGGAGAACTACTTTGAGAATATTCTGCAGAACCTGCATGCAGGCGCCCAGAAAAGTCTGAGGAAACTGAGGGAGCGGGTAGACCCTGACCT GTGGATTATTGGAGCTGCGGTCGTCAATGCTTTCTACTCCCCCAACAGGAACCAGATAG TGTTCCCTGCCGGAATCCTGCAGCCCCCCTTCTTCAGcaagcagcagctccaggctcTAAACTTTGGAGGCATCGGGATGGTGATTGGGCATGAGATCACCCATGGCTTCGACGATAATG GGAGGAATTTTGATAAAGATGGCAACATGTTCAACTGGTGGAGCAACTTCTCGGCGGAGCACTTCAAAGACCAGTCGCAGTGCATGGTGCACCAATATGGCAACTTCACCTGGAAGCTCGCGGGAGGGCAGAAC GTCAGCGGCATCAGCACGTTAGGGGAAAACATTGCAGACAATGGAGGAGTTCGGCAAGCATACAAG GCATACCTGAAATGGgtggaaagagagggggaggagccttATTTGCCTGGTCTGGACCTGAACCACAAACAGCTTTTCTTCCTCAACTTTGCCCAG GTGTGGTGTGGCTCTTACCGGCCTGAATATGCTAGCCAGTCCATCAAAACTGACTCACACAGCCCCCTGGAGTACAG gGTGATGGGCTCTCTACAGAACTTTGGAGCGTTTTCTGAGGCATTCCACTGCAAGCAAGGCACTCCAATGAACCCCAAGGTGAAATGTCGTGTGTGGTAG